Proteins encoded in a region of the Anopheles aquasalis chromosome 2, idAnoAquaMG_Q_19, whole genome shotgun sequence genome:
- the LOC126572953 gene encoding uncharacterized protein LOC126572953 yields the protein MMGWCVAALTTTDRAGHPVPEERVKRWLNYPINGGLAKTVFGIVVPIHFHHPLPRVIVNTYNLQASYRIPANIIYPTPETIFNNRAFDQPQQPDAARAALYAVLERSFDRPSDGAIAGSVGRNGRACLLRAICEVAATPFAHNGLIGEIIDVIFTPNPSEAIDPVYRLAQERGRQQHDCLRLYPSCPKGLGIFDSISFVVQQQQQQL from the exons atgatgggttGGTGCGTCGCCGCATTGACCACCACGGACCGTGCGGGACACCCGGTCCCCGAGGAGCGCGTCAAACGGTGGCTCAACTATCCCATTAATGGTGGTCTGGCGAAAACAGTGTTTGGGATCGTTGTCCCTATCCACTTCCACCATCCGTTGCCCCGGGTCATCGTCAACACGTACAACCTGCAGGCCAGCTACCGTATTCCAGCCAACATTATCTATCCGACCCCCGAAACGATCTTCAACAATCGTGCCTTCGACCAGCCCCAGCAGCCCGACGCGGCTCGAGCGGCCCTCTACGCTGTACTCGAGCGTTCCTTCGACCGACCATCGGACGGGGCCATTGCGGGGAGCGTTGGCCGCAACGGTCGGGCCTGTCTGCTGCGGGCCATCTGCGAGGTCGCCGCCACACCGTTCGCCCATAACGGACTGATTGGCGAAATAATCGATGTGATTTTCAC ACCAAACCCTTCCGAAGCCATCGATCCAGTGTACCGGTTGGCACAAGAGCGCGGCAGACAGCAACATGACTGCTTGCGGCTCTATCCATCCTGCCCCAAAGGACTGGGCATCTTCGACAGCATTTCCtttgtggtgcagcagcaacaacagcagctgtaA